Below is a genomic region from Burkholderiales bacterium.
GAATCGGCTTATTGTATTTGCATGCGACCTCGACCATGGTAGCGAACTGCTCATTGCGCTTTGATCCTCTGCCGACGTTGCCGGGGTTGATGCGATATTTGGCCAAGGCAGCGGCGCAATCCGGATATTCAGTAAGCAACTTGTGCCCGTTAAAGTGAAAATCTCCGATCAGCGGCACATCGCAACCCATCTGTTCCAGCCGTTCGCGAATGCGCGCGACTTGGGCTGCAGCCTCGGCGCTGTTAACGGTAATGCGCACCAGCTCCGAGCCCGCCTTGGCGAGTTCCGCAACCTGCATTGCGGTTGCTTGTGCGTCGGCGGTATCGGTATTGGTCATGGATTGAACCACGATGGGCGCCCCGCCGCCGATAGTGACGGGTCCGATTTTCACGCCCACGCTCAAGCGTCTCGAAATCTCCTGCGTTCGGGGTGCGTTCATAAAATTAGAAATTTTTAGCGAATACAAAGAATGAATTTTACCGTATTTTCATGTCACTGGCACCCGACAGTCTATCCGACGAAGCCAAATCAGGGGTCAACTAATACCACCGGATCGCGTTAATGTAAGAAAACTTCGTTCCTGGCGACTAAACAAAATTGGAATTCACCGATGCGCAGTTCGGTCGCATTGTGAAGCGGTCCGGATTCAATCCGGACTACAAAAACCGGGCTCATTTCAACTTTCAGGAGATGTACATCATGACTGCAGTAAAGAAGCTTACGGGAATTGCGCTCGCCGCCGCAGCGGCTGGAATGTTTGTTACAGCGGGCATTAGCAGCGCCTTTGCTGACGAAGCAAAGGTGCACTGTCAGGGCGTGAACGCTTGCAAGGGCAAAAGCGATTGCAAATCCGCCAGTAATGCCTGCAAAGGTCAAAACGCATGCAAAGGCGAAGGCTGGAAAGCAATGACCGATAAGGAATGCAAGGACGCCGGAGGTACGACCAAGTAAAGCCAAAAGCAGTAGTTAACTAAACGACGGGCACCTTTGCCTCGTTAGGCGGGTGTCCGTTTTCATTTCCTGGTTCTGGACACCGCATACCCGATAGCGAAGGGCCCTGGCGCGACCTTTTCCTAAGCGCGCCGATGCTATAATATCTAAAAACTTTTCTTTCCTCCCCGGTTACCGGCATGCAATTGTTTGCTATTGGCGTCAATCATATGACCGCGCCACTATCAATGCGCGAACGGGTGGCGTTTCATGCGCAAACTTTAGGCGAGGCTTTACGCGACCTTGTGAACCGCAGGCCGGTAAGCGAGGCGGCGATTATTTCCACCTGTAACCGTACCGAGGTCTATTGCAATACAGCGGAGCCCGACGCGGCGGTGGACTGGCTGGCGGAGTACCACCGCATCAAGACCCAGAATATCCGGCCGTACCTTTATACCCTGCCGAAGGAGAAAGCCGTAAAACATGCGTTCAGGGTGGCGAGCGGACTGGATTCCATGGTGTTGGGCGAGCCACAGATTCTCGGACAGATCAAGCAGGCTGTGCGCACGGCCGAGGATGCCGGAACCCTGGGACTGCTGCTGCACAAATTGTTTCAGCGCTCTTTTTCCGTGGCCAAGGAAGTGCGCAGCCACACCGATATTGGGGCGAATTCGGTTTCTATGGCGGCGGCGGCGGTGCGCCTTGCCGAGCGCATTTTCCCCACGATTTCCGAGCAGTGCGTGTTGTTGATCGGCGCCAGCGAAATGATTGAGTTGTGCGCCACGCATTTCGCGGCCCGCGCTCCCAGGCGCATGACATTTTCCAACCGTACCCTGGAGCCTGCCGCAGCCTTGGCGCGACGCTTTTCCGGCGGCGCTATCACGCTAAATGAACTGCCGGATCAGCTGGCATCGCATGACGTGGTGATAACCTGCACCGCAAGTCCATTGCCGATTCTGGGCAAAGGCCTCCTGGAACGGGTGACAAAATTGCGCAAACACCGTCCCATGCTGCTAGTTGATCTTGCAGTGCCGCGCGATGTCGAGGCCGAAGCAGGCAATCTGGACGATGTGTTTCTTTACGCGGTTGATGACCTTGCGCATTTAGTGCAAAGCGGAATGAACGCACGCCAGAGCGCGGTTGCGCAGGCTGAGGCCATAGTCGAATCGAACGTGATCAGTTTCGTGCACTGGCTGGAAGCACGCGAACTTGTTCCTACGATCCGCGCTTTGCGCGACCACGCGGAACGCAGCCGGCGTAACGAACTGCAGCGCGCTCTGCGCATGCTTGAACGTGGCACAGATGCGCGGCTGGTCGCCGAATTCCTGAGCCAAGCGCTGACCAACAAATTTCTGCACATACCGACCCACGTGCTGAACCACGCGAGCCAAGAGGACCGCGAGCAACTGGTGGCGTTAATTAACCGCCTGTATCAGGTACACCGACAAGAATGAAGCAAAGCATCGCCGCAAAGCTATTGCAACTCAGCAACCGCCTCCAGCAACTCAACCAAATCCTAAGCAGCGAAAAAGTTACCGCGGACCTGGAAAATTACCGCAAGCTCGCCCGCGAGCATGCGGAGATCACGCCGGTGGTTGAGTTGTACGAGGCGTATAAATCCGGGGAGCGCGACCTTGAGGCGGCGCAGGAAATGCAGGCCGATCCGAAAACGCGTGATTTCGCAGAGGTGGAAATGCGCGTGGGGCGCGAGAAACTGCTGCGCATCGAATCCGAGCTGCAAAAGAAATTGCTGCCGCAGGATCCCAATGACGAGCGCAATATTTTTTTGGAAATCCGCGCCGGGACCGGTGGCGATGAGTCTTCGCTGTTTGCAAAGGACTTGTTCCGCATGTACGCGCGTTTTGCAGAGCGACAACGCTGGCAGGTGGAAATCATTTCGGCAAGTCCCTCGGAAATGGGCGGCTACAAGGAAATCATCGCCAAGATTACGGGACGAGGCGCTTATTCCAAGCTGAAATTTGAATCCGGAGGGCACCGCGTGCAGCGCGTTCCGGAAACCGAAACACAGGGGCGCATCCACACCTCTGCGTGCACCGTAGCAGTGCTCCCGGAAGCAGATGAAATCTCGGATGTGGTGCTCAATCCCGCGGAAATGCGGATTGACACGTTCCGCGCGTCCGGCGCTGGAGGGCAGCATGTCAATAAAACTGACTCCGCAGTGAGGGTGACGCATCTGCCAACCGGAATCGTGGTGGAATGCCAGGACGGCCGCTCGCAGCACAAGAACAAGGCGCAGGCGCTCGCGATTCTTGCGGCGCGCATCAAGGATAAGCAACTGCGGGAGCAGCAGGCGAAGCAGGCGGCGACACGCAAATCGTTGATCGGCAGCGGCGACCGTTCCGAGCGCATCCGCACCTACAATTTCCCGCAGGGACGGGTGACCGACCACCGCATCAATCTTACCCTGTACAAGATCGACCAGATCATGGATGGCGATTTGAACGAACTCACCAGCGCCTTGATTGCGGAGCATCAAACCGAGCAGCTGGCGGCCTTAGCCGAGGAAACTTGATGCAAATGCCGGTAAAAAACCAGGCTACATCGGCCATGCCGGTCAGCATTGCGACAGCACTCGGCGCAAGCCCGCTTGAGGCGTGCGACTCGAATCTGCTTTTGCAAGCAGTACTGGGTGTCAATCATGCCTATCTTGCCGCTCACAGTGATCAATTGCTAAATTTCCGGCAAATGGGCGCTTACCAAGAGCTGGTGCAGCGGCGCGCCGCCGGGGAGCCCACGGCTTACATTCTGGGCGAGCGCGAATTTTACGGATTGAATTTTAAAGTTACGTCGGCAGTGCTGATACCCCGGCCCGAGACTGAATTGCTGCTGGAACAGGCGCTTGAGCGCATGCCGCCGGGGCAATTTTGCAGAGTGCTGGAGCTTGGTACCGGTAGCGGCAATATCGCTCTCGCTCTCGCCCTGCATCGTCCGCTGACTCGCATAACCGCGGTAGACAGTTCCCAAGCGGCGCTCGCAATAGCCGGACAAAACGCGACGCAGGTGCTCGGCACCGAAAGCGGCGATATTATTTTCACAAAAAGCGATTGGTACGAGGCTTTGGACGGAGAAACATTCGATTTCATCATTTCCAATCCACCCTATGTTGCCTCAGATGACGCGCATCTGCAGTTAGGCGACGTACGATTTGAACCCAGGCTAGCGCTCAATGGCGGCGCTGACGGGCTTGATTGCATTCGCCGGATAATTCGGGAGGCGCCGCCACATTTACGCAAAGGCGGCTGGCTGCTGTTTGAGCACGGCTACGATCAGGCGCCTGCCTGTAGGAATTTGCTTATTCAAAGCGGCTTTGGCGGGCTGTTTTGCGCTGACGATCTGGCGGGAATTCCCAGGGTTTCGGGCGGCCGAATTCAGTGAGGCATGTTATAATATTGAAAATTTTTTACAGTTTATTTTCGGGAGCATTATGAGTACGCAGGAACTTATCAAGAAGCAGATCACCGAGCACCCGGTGGTGCTGTATATGAAAGGCACGCCCGATTTTCCTCAATGCGGGTTTAGCGCCAATGTGGTAAATATCCTGAAAGCGTGCGGCGTGGAGCAGATGTTCACAGTGGATGTGCTTGCCGACCCCGAAATTCGCCAAGGCATCAAGGAATACGCCAACTGGCCGACTATTCCTCAGCTTTACGTCAATGGTGAATTCGTCGGCGGCTCGGACATCCTGACCGAGATGTACCAAAGCGGAGAGCTGCAGAAACTGCTCAAATAAATTTACTTAAACGCAAATCAAGCCGGCGCCGCCGGCTTTTTTGTCTGCCTTGACCGGCTGATCCGAAATTCGAATCGATTTCCTATGAAAATAAAAGCAGCGGTATTGAATCAGATGGGCATCAAACCGCCATATGCCGCATCAAGACCGCTGTCAGTCGAGGATGTCGAACTCGACCCCCCCGGACCGGACGAAGTGCTGGTGAAAGTTGCGGCGGCCGGCTTGTGTCACTCCGATCTTTCGGTCATCAACGGCGATCGGCCGCGTCCCACTCCGATGGTGCTGGGCCACGAAGCGGCAGGTATCGTCGAACAGCCGGGCGCCGGGGTCAGGGATCTTAAGAAAGGCGACCATGTCGTGATGGTATTCGTACCGAGCTGTGGCCATTGCCTGTTCTGCGCGGAAGGCCGGCCCGGGCTTTGCGAACCCGGCTGGGCAGCTAATGTCGAGGGCACCCTGCTATCGGGCGCGCGGCGGCTCAGCCGCAATGCCGCGCGGCTTAACCACCATATGGGCGTTTCGGCATTTGCGCAATTCGCTACAGTTTCGCGCCGCTCCGTTGTGAAGATTGAATCCGATTTGCCGCTGGATCATGCGGCGCTGTTTGGCTGTGCAGTGCTCACCGGCGTCGGTGCGGTGCTGAATACGGCGTGCGTTACGCCGGGCTCGAGCGTGGCGGTAATCGGATTAGGTGGGGTGGGGCTCGCTGCGCTTCTTGGTGCAGTACTCGCCGGTGCGACCCGCATAATCGGAATCGACCTTTCACACGACAAACTTGCGCTGGCAAAGAAGCTGGGAGCGACTGACGTGTTTAATGCGGATTCGGCTGATTGCACAGACGCGATTCGCGCAACCACTGAAGGCGGCGTGCAATTTGCTTTTGAATTGGCGGGCTCCGTGAGAACGATGGAAATGGCGTACAAAATCACGCGCCGAGGCGGCACGACAATCGCGGCGGGCCTGCCGCCTCCCACTCACACCTTTCCGCTACAGCAAGTGAATCTGGTTGGCGAAGAACGCACTATAAAAGGCAGCTACATCGGCACCAGCGTTCCACTACGTGACATCCCACGCTATATCGCGCTCTTCAAGCAGGGAAAATTGCCGATCGACCGCCTCATGAGCGGCCGGCTCAAACTCGAGGACATCAATCTTGGGTTTGACCGTCTGGCTGAAGGCAAAACAGTGCGCCAGCTGGTGGTGTTCTAGCATTTTGGCCGCGCCGCTACGGAGTATTGTGCACGATTAAAAATTGCGCTGATATTTCAGCCGAATTACGGTCATGATGCTTTTTGGCTGAAATACGAAGAGAGAAACGCGCGATACGTCTTAAGAGTTTCATGAGGGCCACGCGTATTCTTTGCCGGCGTCAGGTCGCACGTTCAATGAGCGCCAAGGCGATAAGCCAAATTAAAATTGGTATGAAAACTGCGGCGGCAAACATACAGACGGCAAGAATTTTCAGAATTTTCCCCCGAACGACTGCCGCCTCTCCGCGCACAATGACGATGTCGCGGATGACCGGCTGCGCAGGTGGTGGATATTGCTGAGCGCGGCTTACCTTTGCGCCAAGCATCAAAAAGTACGCACCGAAGACGAGTAACGGCGCTGACAAAACACAGCCGGATGCGACCATTACAATGATAATGCGGTCGATGACTTTGTCAGGTTCCGAAAGAATCCATCCTTGCAGCGCGGGGCGATAACTTTCAAAACCGAAAATAATTGCGGCTCCCACAATCGTGCCTATGATCACCAGGAGCAAAGCCCGCCGGCGAGCGTTTGGATCGGCTTTCTGGATATCGCTCATAACTAAAACGAAGAGCCCGCGTCTTTCAGGAAATTTAATTCTTCTTCGGTGGATTGCCGGCCCAGGACTTTATTACGGTGCGGAAAACGGCCAAACCTGTCAATAATGGCTTTGTGTTGGATTTCAAACTTTAGGTTGGATTCCAAACCAGATTCCTTGAACAGTTCCAAGGCGGCTTCATGAATTGCAGGCGATTCGCTATGCATAAAAGGCATGTAAAGGAATGCCTTTTGACTTGGGTTCAGAGTTTGATTTGCTTTTGCAGTAATTGCTTCCTGCGCCAAAGCAAGCGCCAAGGGATCGTATGCAAACGACATCGGAGAGCTGCGAAATATATTGCGGGAAAACTGATCCAGCACGATGATTTCAGCGAGCCTGCCCAAGGGAAGATCCCTCCAAGTATAAAGCTCGCATCTTGCCGCCGCCTTATGCAACTCCAGAAACCTGTCAGCTATCAACAGATCAAAATCCCTGTTTTTCTTCCACCAAAATTTCGGCTCAATTTCCTTAAACCAGAAATCTATGATTGCTTTGTAGTGCATATCATAAAATCAGACATCAAGACCGTAACGCGACACCGCATCCTCGTTCCAATCTAAACCGTTGCCAGGAACATTGCGGATATGAATATGTCCGTCCGCCACTTTGAATGGTTCGGCGAGAATTGGATGCGCCCAGTCCTGCCACTCCAGCCAATGAGCCGTCGCTGTGACGCGCATGAGGTGACTTGAAATTTCCGGGTAAAGGTGAGTCGACATTTCTATTCCAGCAGCGTCTGCAATCGCAGCGGCGCGTAGCCAGCCGGTTACCCCGCCAATGCGCATGAGATCCGGCATCACGTAATCGCACGCGCCCGCGGCGATTGCCTGATACATTGCTCGCGGGCCGTAAAAGTTCTCGCCTATCTGGATTGGGGTCGCGGTCTCACGGGCAATCTTGGCATTGCCGTCTAGGTCATCATAGGCGATGGGTTCTTCAATCCAATAGACATCCTCAGAATCGAGCGCTCGGCAGCGTCGCATCGCTTCTCCCAGGCTGAGTCCTTGATTAAAATCGCAGACCAAGATCACGTCATTGCCAACAGCTTTGCGAACATTGCGCAGGGCGGCAATATCTTGGGCTAGCGTTTCTCGCCCAACCCGGACCTTCAGCGCTTTGAAATCACCTTCTGCCAATAGCTCGAGAGCTTCAGCGGCGACTCTGTCCGGGGACATCAAACCGAGACCATTGCTGTTGTAAGCCTTCACTGGCTCGATGGTTCCGCCGAGTAATGTAACCAACGGGACACCGGCCGCCTTGGCGAGGACATCCCAGCATGCCATATCAAAACCCGCGACGGCCATCATCGAAACTCCTTGATAACCGACCAGCCTCAGAGACGCGCGCGCCTTCTGGTAGGTTTGGAAGGGAGCCACCTCCTGGCCCCTCATAAGCTTTGCAATGTCGTATAAAGTTGGAGTGATGTAGGCGACGGATTGCCTGATGTACGGAGCGAGATAGCCGTGGCCGGTTACCCCCTCGTCGGTATAGAGGTCGATGAGGATCAGCGGCCACTCCGCGAACTCGCCGACCTTGGTTGCGACAGGCCGCCCAAGGGGCACAACCACTGCGCGCGCACGGAGGTCTCGAATTGTTAACTTCTCTTTGCTTGCAACCATGGAGCTGCCTCGCTTGTAATAACAATTAGGAACAGAGGCAAAATATTTTTTTGGACATCGGCAATTGACGGAAACCACGGTCATTTCCCCACCAAAATTTCGGCTCAATTTCCTTAACCCAAAAATAAACGATTGCTCCGTAATGCATATTGATGGCATTTAACATTTGAGCTCTCAGGCCCGCTACTTGTAACCCATCCGTACGCGACGGGTTAAACCTAATGGAGCAATTATGTAACGCCATAAATCTTAACCAATTCTGATTGAATCGATTGCAACACACCAACGATTGTTGCGGGAGACAGAGCAACACCAGAAATGTGTACCCACTTCAGGAATGCCACCAGATCACCATCAATCGCAGTGTTGAATGCGGTGTCCAATTCTGTATTTGAAATTGGCCGTCCAGTTTCTCTGTTCGTAACATGACCGATAAACACGTTGCGCACCTTTTTAATATTGCAACGAGTCAACTTTTTTTGGATTTCTCGGGACGGTTGCTTGAAGCCGTTAGGTATTAACCAGCCATACCTATCGTAAAACTCCAAGAATTTGCTCAGGGCCAGAATGAGGTTGGAGACGAACATTCTTCGGACGGCCTTTTCTGTTTCAGGGTGAACAGGCGCGGTCTTTGAGATATCAGTGAATAAGTCGTAAAGCTTATAAGCGGCAATTAAGTCATGGACCAGATATTCAAGTACAGCGCATGCGTCTTTGACATCTTCAGACCGAATTACATGAGACATGCTGGATTCTAACGCGAAATAGTCCGCCGAAAGATTGCCTTATATGTCTACGCGTTGCAAATATCTTAAACATTTGAACCGAGTGCCGGAATAATCCTTGGCAGTTTGGATACTTGGTATCCCCTGTGAGCCGCCAAGTGACCAAGCCAAAGCGGGGGAAGTGAAGCGCGCACTGTATAAGCGCGGAACGCGCGAGTTGCGCAGCGCCCGGTTTGGCTGAGGAACGCGGGGGTAATCGGCGAACCAGGGTCGCGTTTTCTTTGGTGACTTTCTTTTGGCGATATAAAAGAAAGCTACCAACTGCCGGTCTGCCACCGGCGAATTGGAATTTGCCATTCATCCTTTGGCAGGCTCAGGATAGGCCACACCCTCTCCCTCATTGGAGAGGCATAGGTTGAGTAGCGGTTGCGAACTCGGGTTGCGCCTACCATGTCGCGGCTGCCGGCGCGTCATCGGGCTATATGACAATCAAGCGGGCACTTTGTAAACGATGTCGTTTTCGCGCGCGTGATCGATTACTTTAAGGCCGAAATCATCTCCCGGTCTGCATTCGGACACGGATTCGTGTTCGATCTGCATGGACTCGACCTTCTGCCGGAAATCGGTGGTGTGGCCGGTGACATGGATCATGTCGCCCACACAAAGAGTGCCCGAATCCAGCCGCACTACTGCGACCGACAAGTGGCTGTAGTAATGGGTCACGGTCCCGACGCGCTGCTCACCTGGAATGGGAGCGGGCACTCCTGCCGGGGCCTGGGGCGCAAGCGCCGGCCGGGCCTTTGGGGCCAGGCGCGTAGCGGGCTTCTTCTTCGGTGCCGCACGCCTTGCCGCCGGCTTTTTCCTGGGGGCCGCACGCCTTGCCGCCGGCTTTTTCCTTGCAGCCTTTTTAGCGGCCTTTCTTACAACCTTTTTCCGGGAAACAGGTTTTCTCGCCAGCGCCTTTTTGCGCTTTGCCTTTG
It encodes:
- the prmC gene encoding peptide chain release factor N(5)-glutamine methyltransferase, producing the protein MQMPVKNQATSAMPVSIATALGASPLEACDSNLLLQAVLGVNHAYLAAHSDQLLNFRQMGAYQELVQRRAAGEPTAYILGEREFYGLNFKVTSAVLIPRPETELLLEQALERMPPGQFCRVLELGTGSGNIALALALHRPLTRITAVDSSQAALAIAGQNATQVLGTESGDIIFTKSDWYEALDGETFDFIISNPPYVASDDAHLQLGDVRFEPRLALNGGADGLDCIRRIIREAPPHLRKGGWLLFEHGYDQAPACRNLLIQSGFGGLFCADDLAGIPRVSGGRIQ
- the grxD gene encoding Grx4 family monothiol glutaredoxin; protein product: MSTQELIKKQITEHPVVLYMKGTPDFPQCGFSANVVNILKACGVEQMFTVDVLADPEIRQGIKEYANWPTIPQLYVNGEFVGGSDILTEMYQSGELQKLLK
- a CDS encoding DUF924 family protein, whose amino-acid sequence is MHYKAIIDFWFKEIEPKFWWKKNRDFDLLIADRFLELHKAAARCELYTWRDLPLGRLAEIIVLDQFSRNIFRSSPMSFAYDPLALALAQEAITAKANQTLNPSQKAFLYMPFMHSESPAIHEAALELFKESGLESNLKFEIQHKAIIDRFGRFPHRNKVLGRQSTEEELNFLKDAGSSF
- the prfA gene encoding peptide chain release factor 1, which produces MKQSIAAKLLQLSNRLQQLNQILSSEKVTADLENYRKLAREHAEITPVVELYEAYKSGERDLEAAQEMQADPKTRDFAEVEMRVGREKLLRIESELQKKLLPQDPNDERNIFLEIRAGTGGDESSLFAKDLFRMYARFAERQRWQVEIISASPSEMGGYKEIIAKITGRGAYSKLKFESGGHRVQRVPETETQGRIHTSACTVAVLPEADEISDVVLNPAEMRIDTFRASGAGGQHVNKTDSAVRVTHLPTGIVVECQDGRSQHKNKAQALAILAARIKDKQLREQQAKQAATRKSLIGSGDRSERIRTYNFPQGRVTDHRINLTLYKIDQIMDGDLNELTSALIAEHQTEQLAALAEET
- a CDS encoding enolase C-terminal domain-like protein is translated as MVASKEKLTIRDLRARAVVVPLGRPVATKVGEFAEWPLILIDLYTDEGVTGHGYLAPYIRQSVAYITPTLYDIAKLMRGQEVAPFQTYQKARASLRLVGYQGVSMMAVAGFDMACWDVLAKAAGVPLVTLLGGTIEPVKAYNSNGLGLMSPDRVAAEALELLAEGDFKALKVRVGRETLAQDIAALRNVRKAVGNDVILVCDFNQGLSLGEAMRRCRALDSEDVYWIEEPIAYDDLDGNAKIARETATPIQIGENFYGPRAMYQAIAAGACDYVMPDLMRIGGVTGWLRAAAIADAAGIEMSTHLYPEISSHLMRVTATAHWLEWQDWAHPILAEPFKVADGHIHIRNVPGNGLDWNEDAVSRYGLDV
- a CDS encoding zinc-dependent alcohol dehydrogenase family protein — protein: MKIKAAVLNQMGIKPPYAASRPLSVEDVELDPPGPDEVLVKVAAAGLCHSDLSVINGDRPRPTPMVLGHEAAGIVEQPGAGVRDLKKGDHVVMVFVPSCGHCLFCAEGRPGLCEPGWAANVEGTLLSGARRLSRNAARLNHHMGVSAFAQFATVSRRSVVKIESDLPLDHAALFGCAVLTGVGAVLNTACVTPGSSVAVIGLGGVGLAALLGAVLAGATRIIGIDLSHDKLALAKKLGATDVFNADSADCTDAIRATTEGGVQFAFELAGSVRTMEMAYKITRRGGTTIAAGLPPPTHTFPLQQVNLVGEERTIKGSYIGTSVPLRDIPRYIALFKQGKLPIDRLMSGRLKLEDINLGFDRLAEGKTVRQLVVF
- the hemA gene encoding glutamyl-tRNA reductase yields the protein MQLFAIGVNHMTAPLSMRERVAFHAQTLGEALRDLVNRRPVSEAAIISTCNRTEVYCNTAEPDAAVDWLAEYHRIKTQNIRPYLYTLPKEKAVKHAFRVASGLDSMVLGEPQILGQIKQAVRTAEDAGTLGLLLHKLFQRSFSVAKEVRSHTDIGANSVSMAAAAVRLAERIFPTISEQCVLLIGASEMIELCATHFAARAPRRMTFSNRTLEPAAALARRFSGGAITLNELPDQLASHDVVITCTASPLPILGKGLLERVTKLRKHRPMLLVDLAVPRDVEAEAGNLDDVFLYAVDDLAHLVQSGMNARQSAVAQAEAIVESNVISFVHWLEARELVPTIRALRDHAERSRRNELQRALRMLERGTDARLVAEFLSQALTNKFLHIPTHVLNHASQEDREQLVALINRLYQVHRQE